The genomic DNA AATGATTCTGGGCTTGTTATGGAAGGGCACTATAGGGTTGCTTGCCATTAGTCTGCTtattcagtctgtgtgcatCATATTTCATATTCATTACTGTTGCCATGGCCACAATGGACAGTCAACTTTAAGATCATTTGTGAAGACTGCCTTAACAAATTCTAGTTATACAAAAGCGAAAGCAAAAGAACAACTCATTATTGGCAATGCAATAATCTTGTGGCAGGTTGCATTTTGTCCACAGGGTGGTGCTGTCGTCACCCATACTGTAGGGCGTGCTGTTGGATAGTTTTGAGAGCAGTATTAATGACTAATTTTTTTCCTGGCACTGGTACAGCAGTACCTATTATCACCTACAGATATTTCTGGTAGGGAGGTGACTATTGCAGTTTAGCTGGATTATTTACAGGAATGTTGAGGGCAGAAATTGCTCTTGGCTCCTGTATACTGAACTGAGACATGCAATTGTATTATGATCTCGAGAACACTGAAAATCCAAACCATTAGTAGGTCAAAATGGCTAATTAGTCATTCTGTGGTAGCTCGTTGTGACCAATCATTAAATCAGCTATCCTGCGTTAACATTCGCTTCAGCTTTAAGGTCAAAGTCACACATCACCGTAGCCCTTGTCATTAATATCCCTGGAGCTTCAGGATTGCTCCTAGCAAGTGAAATATAAGTTCACATTCAATCTGGGCAGATCTTGTGTAGCAGAACTCAAAACATTCTGACATTCTAAGCACATTTATTCTAGTATTGCAATTTAGTTTTGTGGTCATTGTGTATATTTGTAGGTTATTAATGATTGATTTTAAGTAGACTACTACATGGACATCCCACCTCATGAATGTTGAGTCATTACTTTGAAACAGTgtggaaccgtcagggccctctacgctcTCTCAgactcagagggcctaaaatattcttaaaacataaatatatataatttatccaattttttaatctacttacagtttgacaatcgacattaaacaattacagaaatataagcaaataaattattcaaccgtgtctattcaatctgtgtttgaaggtgagagTTTAAGTTAAGTGTGAgcctgtctccccctatcaggactgtgatgccagctgttcgtttacagagggccatgcctttataattcagcgcaataccagtttcaaatgacagcaaaattgaccaatatTGATCATATTTTCCCTCTtggtgggcgggcttaactgtatgataatttccgcccgctgtggcgactcTAGCTGTTGTTagtgtaccaccgctagctagtttcgattcagtcctttgatgccctcacgcgcgttgtttacatattccgcttccgaggaacacggagctgtgaaccttattttgtttggaaacttattttgcttaagaagttatgtagtacagatattattgtttattgcatttctaaagctgtactgtcgtctcagttttttttattttatttattgcagttaattaggaaaggaaacaatttttttacatttgtaaCTGCGGCAAGGAGGCAGCGAGAGGCGTGTTCAGTTGTGGTGAGTCTTTATTTTCCATGGCAACGGGATGGCACACGCAGTGAgtgaaaaagtaaaaaaaaaagataactgCAAACAGCAGAGACAAAGCAGACGAAATCCTTGTGGTGGTGATGAAGCAGTGGTCTCACGTGTGCTCAACATGTTGGGGAGACACGCAGTACTGGAACAGAGAGCCTGTGCATAAACAGGAGCAAATCTACTGggatacatacacatacacactgtgggtgggtgtgtgagccTGTCCGTCCTCCGGGGTGCCAAGCACACCTCAACATTATGAAGTTAAGGCACTGATGGATAGAATTTGATCCATTTATGCCCCAATATTGGCTATACTGTAGAAATCGCTTCTTCTATGAGACTTTTTGCTTTGCTGCTGCGTAGTTTCTGCAGGGATTTGGTACTGTAAGTGGAAAGAGTTGATTCTTAATGTGGCATGAGCACTTGCTGTCTCTCAACATGGACATCATAATGTACGAGAAAGAGACCATCATGACAACTTAGGAATAAATAAAAGCCAAAACATAAGATGCAAAATTCAGTGGAGGATTGACAAAGAAAATTTAAATGAAGATTATGTAAAGGTGtaaataacattttgtttcaggAAATTAGTACACTACGTATAAGGGCTGGGATTTCTTTTAGGTTAATGCTTTCCTAAAAATTTAAGCAGACATTCCACCATACACAGCTGTGGCATAATGTCAAATCCAGTGTGCTGTATAACGAGGGAAAAATACAAAACTGTTAATGAGCACTTAAAGACTACAGTGTATTCACCACCAGGAACGGGCCGAGAGGCACCTAGATGACCGCCTTGGCTGGTCTAACTCTGTCTTTCAGCAAGATGTAGTCAGAAACACAGGTTGGGACATAGGACAGGGGCAGCCAGAAGAATTTTGCGTCCCAGCCGGGAGAGTAACGGGTCCGCGGGTTCACAGCAGAGACGGCGTGTTCCATGCAACTCACAACTTTCATCAAGTCACCGTCTGCAAACTTGCTGAGTTTCTCTTTTGTGAGCGTCTCCACTGCACAGCAAAAAATCAAGCAAATCAATATGTTACTTATTTTCAGATCTGTTAAAAACGAATGTACTATATAAAATATGCCCcaaatttgtttaaaaaatattaaaagttgAATATATTTTACTTTATTGCAAGGCACTGGATAATCGACTGTTTCATGCAGCCCTACTAGCTACTGAAACAAATTGTACTGTCAGTCATACAGACCTTGGGTTATATAACTGTATTCGTACCTTGGCTTATAAAACCGTCTCCATAGTCCTGCCTAGTCTCTTTTGGCATTTTCTCCCAAAGCATTTTAACATTTTGGATTACACAGTCTGAGTCAGTCACCATGGTCTTGAAGAAACCGGGTTCGATACACAGTACTTTCACTCCAAACGCGTGCATGCACCTCCTGAAACACATCAAAAGCATTTTACTCAAATGAACAAGGACTCTGAGCGAGGAGTTCAAAGTTGAAAGATGACTCTTTGAATCATCTATGCAGTGTTGATCAGATTCCTTCCTGATGTCCTTCTACCTGAGGCTGTCATTGAATCCTTCCACGCCATATTTAGACACGCAGTACGGTCCCCCAACTGCACTGATCCTCCCAAACACGCTGGACACGTTGACGACACGACCCCTGGCTTGCTTGATGAGTGGGAGGACACTTAGAGTCACCCCAATGACTCCATCCAAGTTGACCTCCAGCATCCCCTTGTAGTCCTTCAGGGTCATCCAATCACAGCAACCCGAGGGTACCGACACGCCTGCATTATTGACCACGGCCCACAGACCTACCAATCACAGTGTCATTAATGTATGCAATTCTACACCCAATATAGTCTCTTTAGAATTAATGTATAATTATGCTAGAAATTCATTTAATATACCATGGCTGCAGAAAAAAGCAAATGCTTAATATAAACTTAAAAACAATATTAAAACATTAAGTATCAACTCATTAGCATAAAGCCACAGaaacattaaacaaaacaaaaacactgctCCTGAGGTTTCAGATGATGTGCAGAATCACTGTAGAACActagagacagtgtgtgtctctctctccctctctctctctctcacacacacacacacacacacaaatgtgaggACCTAccaaaaatgcacatatataATTCCAACCAAACAAAAGGTAAAGATAATTTGATCTGTGCTAGTGTTCACCAGGCATTTGCTGGTGAATTGATTTTACTTGTTAACCAATTAAGGGAGGAGTTTTGCACGGTTAAGGCACTGTAGTGTTCATTTGACTAGTGAGATATGAAATATATTTAATGTATATTAAATTAGTATGCACCTTTTTGCCCTACTAGATCCTTGATGAACCCTGCAGCCTTGTCAATGCTTTCAGGCTTCCGGACGTCCAGGGAGATCGTGGACATCCTGGAGGAGCAGGACTTCTTCAGCTCATCTTCTCCCTTCGCTGTGAAGCATGCTGCCAAAACACGGAAGCCCTTCTCGTCCAAATGGCGGGCTAGAAGGTTTCCGAAGCCGGAGTCACAGCCAGTGATGTACACATACTTGTTGTTTCTGTCTGGAACTCTCTCCAGCTCACGGTACCAGCGTACTACATAGTACAGCACGACCAGCGCCAGCAGGTACATCCACATGACTGCCACGAAGAACAGAGCAGTTATAATGCTGCTGGAATTTGCACAAGGATGTATTTGCATGCAGCATTACTAATGACTATCAGGATATTACAGGTTTATATGATGTAACATCCTGTGGTGTGGGCTTGTCCTAACTCCCATCAGTGCTCATGGAAGTCACAAAGGTTTGAACGTAGGCCCTTCAGAAGATTTATTTCTTCAGAtataccacaaacacacagcatacCACAAATATATTCCAAAAAGCTGTTAATAAATCGTTTAAGACAATAGTTTAGGTTTATGTAATGACATTTAAAGTTTGGTTATTTGCAAATCAATACTTGTGTGGTAATTTCCAGGTTTTGAAGCAGTGCCTTCCTTCTAACTCTGCAGGCCTAATCTAAGCAGTGCAGCGCCCCCTCTCAGACGTTAGAACGTCATTAGAAATAAACAACCCAAAACATGCAGAAACtagtgatgggaatttcggctctttttagggagccggatcttttggctcatctcctcataaagagtcggctcattcggcgaacgtaatttgttgaccggggggggggggtcttagaggggaaccggctcggtcttagaggggaaccagctctcgtcgttcacttaaaagagccagctctttgaaccggttcgttcgcgaccgacacatcactagCAGCAACGGTTCAGTTTCTATTCGGAAATGGCACACAGACGTGGTCTACGAACGTTAAGAAATCCGTCAACGTTGTCAGAATAGTTGAAGGTTAGCTCCTGTTTTATAGACATTCCGATAGCAAAGCAGAATATATTCCATGAACGTTACGAAAACGTGACACACGTTATCTTTAACGAACATTCAAGTTAATGTTTCCTAAGCTCAAGGGTGTGAACGGTCTTTCGGACTCGTAGATAAGTGGACAGAGATCCTTGAAGTTAGACTGGGGCCACTTCCAAACGTCAACAGGGAGGGAATATTTGATAAAACAAACGTATTTGTACTATACTGCTAAAAAAGCACAAAAATATATCGCACTGCTTGGCTTCTTTAATGCCTTTTAAATAGTTCTTCGTGAGTTTTCAACATGTAAAAATGCAGCCCGTCATAGGCTAAACAAATCCACAAACACGTTTAACTATCTAGTTAGTAGATAAGTTAGACGATATAAACATCTGTATAAACGTGCATTTATGTCATAAAAGCTCTTCTGTCGGGATGTGTACTGACCATTTTAGTTCGGTTGTAAATATGTCACTTTCAATGCTAGGCGAACCAGAACGAAAGAAAAGTGCAATGCATTATTTTCTGCGTTGGTTCGGCCCAAAGGAACCGAATTTCAAAAACAAAAGTGTCCTGAAAAGAGTGTTAGAGCTTCAAGGTAATTACATATGAACAGATTGAGAGCAACTAATAATCAAACTACTTCTACAAAAGTTGACACTGTGTAATTACGTAGCAAAGTTGCAAAGTAATTAATTTGCAAAGTAGTTTCTGCGTTAAAAACCGCCTACCTGCAGTAGCTCTGCGATGAGCGACAAATCAGGCCGTTTAGAGAGTGCCAGAGAAATCTTGCTAGTGTGCTTGAAATATCCTGCGTACTATCAGTCAAGCCAATCCATGCTGTGATAACCTCAAACGTGTCCCGGAAAAGCAGTTACAAGTTACCACCCCGACTTGTTTGAGCAGAAGAAAACCACTTCAAATAATTTCTATAGGTTATGGGTGTAACCAATAACAAAATCATATTGTCAAATTATATCACTTTCTAATGATCTCTGTGGAGAATTATATTTTAATGGCATTACATTTTACTAGTATTACATTACTAATCAATTGCATTACTAATCAACTGATTTGCATTCAAATTCCTTACAGATAACAAAGAGTTATGGTACATGCAAAGATGTGGAGTTATAGAAAATGGGAACTTAGAAAGCAGCATCTGTGAGCAGGAGGACGAAACTGTATCAGAGAGGAAGTCTGGGACCCCGACCCTGGGTCTCTTACAGCAGTTCGGGAAAGTACAGAATGACCTCATCTTGATAGTGGACCAAGTGATTATGGTACATGTAGCAAGTGGTTCATGTTTTGGGTGGAGTAACAGGATATACGTGACGGTTTCGAATGTTAAACTTTAGATCCTACTCCCTGGTAGAGGAGCACACTGTGCTGTAAGATCTCCTGAGATATCTTGGTTTTAATAAAAGGTCAAAAGACATAAGActggtgttgttttcttttgcatCAGCAAACACGCTGTGCTAGGTAGGAGGAGAACAAAGCGGAACGTCTCATACATACTTTACATTAAGTTCATGTTTGAGAAGAAAAGGAGTTACTAAGCATGTTAGGCATTTCAAATAAGAGATGTTAAGAGTGTGTCTACCAAGGAACGTTGCAGAGAAAATACTATTTGTCATATTATGTTAATGTTATTTATCATTTTACTGGCAGGTCATTTTAGTGGCAGGTAACTTTGAGCCTAGTGGTGACAGTGATTTGCAAAACCTCCAGCAACTCGGCTGTGCGTGATACACACTTCCAGTGCAACACCCACTACCCTGCTGCTAGCAGCTCAGAGTCAGTGCTGTGTTTGAGAATAGACCACCCAAATAATATCCAGGCAGTAGCAAAGTATGGTTGTCAAGTTGAGTATGACAATCAATGAGCTACAGTCTTAAACCATTCAGGTGTTAATGCTGAAATGCATCAATATGACAGGTGTATCTCTGTGAGTTTGAAAACATTACACATCATATAAAAAGATATAATCGCAATATAAAATATGGAAAGACCTTTGACATGAAGCATCCGTTTTACACAGTGCCCCTACTTGGATGCTACTAGGTCACCCTTGTGGAAAATGTTATATGTGAGTCATTAACTGTGAGTGTGAGTAAGTTACAAGCCAGATCCATGTGGTGATTTTGCATCTAAAGACGCTACAACATGGGGTGGAGAAACAGCCTGTTCTGTGCTGCCCAGCAAGTCAGCGGATGAGTCGCTATAGTGGGAAGTGATTCTTCCAGCCCACCGCATTTAACGGCAAGAAGATAATGCTTACACTTTTGTAAGtgcgcgcacatgcacacacacacacacacacacacagacccacacacacacagacccacacacacttgtaaCAGGTAACAGTGTTTTTGTTCTCATTTGGACAAGCATGTCTCTCTG from Brachyhypopomus gauderio isolate BG-103 chromosome 12, BGAUD_0.2, whole genome shotgun sequence includes the following:
- the LOC143528816 gene encoding retinol dehydrogenase 7-like, with translation MWMYLLALVVLYYVVRWYRELERVPDRNNKYVYITGCDSGFGNLLARHLDEKGFRVLAACFTAKGEDELKKSCSSRMSTISLDVRKPESIDKAAGFIKDLVGQKGLWAVVNNAGVSVPSGCCDWMTLKDYKGMLEVNLDGVIGVTLSVLPLIKQARGRVVNVSSVFGRISAVGGPYCVSKYGVEGFNDSLRRCMHAFGVKVLCIEPGFFKTMVTDSDCVIQNVKMLWEKMPKETRQDYGDGFISQVETLTKEKLSKFADGDLMKVVSCMEHAVSAVNPRTRYSPGWDAKFFWLPLSYVPTCVSDYILLKDRVRPAKAVI